The Streptomyces sp. NBC_01275 genome has a segment encoding these proteins:
- a CDS encoding FAD/NAD(P)-binding protein produces MNARAASAADPAPSVAVALVGAGPRGTSVLERLCASAPELLPPGARLTVHVVDPAPPGPGRVWRTGQSPQLLMNTVASQVTLFTDDSVDCAGPVRPGPSLYEWAAGELGPDEYPTRAQYGRYLEWVFARTVRQAPPSVRVETHPARAVRLDDAGASPGTPAGTSAGTSAGTSAGEATDGADGRQTLTLDDGRVLPGLSAVVLAQGHLPVVADPAQRRLAAYAERHGLRHVPPANPADVDLSPLAPGEPVLLRGLGLNFFDHMALLTTGRGGRFVRVGQSVRYMPSGHEPRLYAGSRRGIPYQARGDNAKGPYGRHTPLVLTPEAIAGFRKRADSGEAPDFLAEIWPSVAKEVETVYYTALVRRPGFAERFLAVPHRDPQEAVLLDEFGVRETDRWSWDRISRPYTERRFAHPGQWREWLLAHLRADAEEAARGNVDGPLKAALDVLRDLRNELRLIVDHGGLAGASRRDHLDRWYTPLNAFLSIGPPRRRIEELAALVEAGVVEVLGPRLEVREEDGAWLARSPDVPGSGVRVTTLVEARLPEPDLRRTADGLLARLLKTGQCRPHTIDGYVTGGLDVTPRPYRLIDRQGRSHARRFAFGVPTEGVHWVTAAGARPGVDSVTLSDADALARAALRAATPKTGPQTEAEQWPNVELASID; encoded by the coding sequence GTGAATGCGCGAGCAGCGTCGGCAGCGGACCCGGCGCCCTCCGTCGCCGTCGCCCTGGTCGGCGCCGGACCGCGCGGCACCAGCGTCCTGGAACGCCTCTGCGCCTCCGCGCCCGAGCTCCTCCCGCCCGGGGCGCGGCTGACGGTCCACGTCGTCGATCCCGCCCCGCCGGGACCGGGCCGGGTCTGGCGCACCGGGCAGTCGCCGCAGCTGCTGATGAACACCGTGGCCTCGCAGGTGACCCTGTTCACCGACGACAGCGTGGACTGCGCGGGCCCCGTCCGGCCGGGCCCGAGCCTGTACGAGTGGGCGGCCGGCGAACTGGGCCCGGACGAGTACCCGACCCGTGCGCAGTACGGCCGGTACCTGGAGTGGGTGTTCGCGCGGACCGTGCGCCAGGCCCCGCCCTCGGTGCGCGTCGAGACGCACCCGGCCCGCGCGGTCCGCCTCGACGACGCCGGAGCCTCACCTGGCACCCCAGCCGGCACCTCGGCCGGCACCTCGGCCGGCACCTCGGCCGGCGAGGCGACCGACGGCGCCGACGGCCGCCAGACGCTGACCCTGGACGACGGCCGCGTCCTGCCCGGCCTGTCCGCCGTCGTCCTCGCGCAGGGGCACCTGCCGGTGGTCGCCGACCCGGCCCAGCGGCGCCTCGCCGCCTACGCCGAGCGCCACGGCCTGCGCCATGTCCCGCCCGCCAACCCGGCCGACGTCGACCTCTCCCCCCTCGCCCCCGGCGAACCGGTGCTGCTGCGCGGCCTGGGCCTGAACTTCTTCGACCACATGGCCCTGCTGACCACCGGCCGCGGCGGCCGCTTCGTCCGCGTCGGTCAAAGCGTGCGCTACATGCCCTCCGGCCACGAGCCGCGCCTGTACGCCGGCTCCCGGCGCGGCATCCCATACCAGGCGCGCGGCGACAACGCGAAGGGCCCGTACGGCCGTCACACCCCGCTCGTCCTGACCCCGGAGGCGATCGCGGGCTTCCGCAAGCGCGCGGACTCCGGCGAGGCGCCCGACTTCCTGGCAGAGATATGGCCGTCGGTGGCGAAGGAGGTGGAAACGGTCTACTACACGGCCCTCGTGCGGCGGCCGGGCTTCGCAGAGCGCTTTCTCGCCGTTCCCCACCGCGACCCTCAGGAGGCCGTGCTGCTCGACGAGTTCGGCGTCCGCGAGACCGACCGCTGGAGCTGGGACCGGATCTCCCGGCCGTATACGGAACGGCGGTTCGCGCACCCCGGACAGTGGCGGGAGTGGCTGCTGGCACATCTGCGGGCGGACGCCGAGGAGGCCGCCCGGGGCAATGTGGACGGCCCCCTGAAGGCGGCCCTGGACGTACTGCGCGACCTGCGCAACGAGCTGCGGCTGATCGTCGACCACGGCGGGCTGGCCGGCGCCTCCCGCCGGGACCACCTGGACCGCTGGTACACCCCGCTCAACGCCTTTCTGTCCATCGGCCCGCCCCGGCGGCGCATCGAGGAGCTGGCCGCGCTGGTGGAGGCCGGGGTCGTGGAGGTCCTCGGGCCGCGCCTGGAGGTGCGGGAGGAGGACGGGGCCTGGCTGGCCCGATCCCCGGACGTGCCCGGCTCGGGCGTGCGGGTGACGACCCTCGTCGAGGCCCGCCTTCCGGAACCGGATCTGCGCCGCACCGCCGACGGTCTTCTCGCCCGGCTGCTGAAGACCGGGCAGTGCCGCCCCCACACGATCGACGGTTACGTGACCGGAGGGCTGGACGTAACACCGCGGCCTTACCGTCTGATCGACCGTCAAGGCCGGTCGCACGCGCGGAGGTTCGCCTTCGGGGTGCCCACGGAGGGCGTGCACTGGGTGACGGCGGCGGGGGCTCGTCCAGGCGTGGATTCGGTCACGCTTTCGGACGCGGAC